The window CGAAGATCCGTTGGTTGAATTTTTTTATATTACTTTTTTAAAAAAGTAATAAAAAagtgaaaaaaatgaaaaaaaaacttttaaaaattaaaataaaaaaatttagtaAGAAAATGTGGGTCTCGACCCAACCCAATCCATTTGGACCCGACCCGTTTAAATTTTGAGACCCGTTTTGACCCATGACCCGTTTTGACCCAAACCCAtttgggtctcgacccaacccAACCCGTATGCCAGACTAATATAAAACCAATGATGCTTTTATGAGGATGAATATGAATATAGGTAAGAAGCTACATGGCATGGATTTCTCAGCCTCAATGAAGTTTGCCGATCTGAAGACGAAAATCTCTCAAAACTTTCATCTGGTTTCCAACTCTTACTGGCTCACCTACTTACTTAAAAGGTCGTTAGGACGGTTATGGATGAAGCTAGATGGTGATCAAGACTTGAATATGTGCATTAATTACTGCAAAAAGGAAAAAATCACCCAACTTCTAATTCGTGTTCATCCTCGTCCCATCTCAAATCAAAAAGGAGGAGTCGTACCCAAACGCAATggttaattaatattagtattaccttTAACTGCTaagattttatttatatttttatatttatattactcgTAATACATACATTCTTATTGTTATTTCAAGGTATCTTGAAAACTTGTAATTTGTTGAAGTTAACTATTATAAACTTCTCGTAATCTAGTCTATGTATGTACTACATGTTTTAACTATAAATTGTCAAAAAAATGTGTCATGTGTTAGTCTCTTATACAAGGTTGTAAAAGTcatgagtcggggacgcatcggtctagACCTAAAAAGGATGCATCGGTCGAGTCGGTGACGCGTcggtgacgcatcggtcgttgaccaacgttgactttattaataatttcttgtatatatatttatatatataaaaaatagttgattatgtgccataaatttcttaaataagaacttaaatttaaaaacaatcggacttcaaacttaattaatgttaccgagtacataatcagtaaggacacagagaaaagagtggCCCAAAAAatcaaaacaaaccctaatttttaaaacatatcagatcttgacgaaaatttgactaaTTTTGACCGTTCTTGActaactttgaccgtctttgacagactttgaccgaacttttagctttgaccatcttttgagtcgtttttagaaaaaacaggacggagaacccaaaaaaacgacgcatcggccgacgcgtcggtcaagtcggacgacttttacaacactgctctTATATGATATaattcaatgtcaaatttaattattacacacatatatattttataaaactctatttatacaAAAGGTTACATAATTGTATACATGTGATATATATGAGTTACAATAACGAACTCTCtggatgaaacatataagttataacATCTAACAGTTCGTATCCAGAGTTTGCGATTGGCACTTAGATAATCTATTTCCAACTCGAAGATCAAGACACAGTGCACCATTTGCTTTTGATCTGGTAACTGTATTCCTTTTCCCAATTGCGGGCCCTGCAACCTCATGATTGTGTTTCCCTTCGTACGTTGTTATTACAGCTTTACGGTCATGCGATGCCCTCTCTACATGTTTCCTTACAGGACAACCGGGACTCGTGCACTTGTAATAACTTCTGCAAATTTAACCAAAATCAACTACATCAAATCAAAAATAAGATTTAAATCAGTCCTTATAATTAATGATTTGACCATGAAAAGGATGTATACCTAGGATTAGGGTTGCATCTTACAATTTTCTGACCGTATTTACGCCAATGATAGCCATCATCAAGTACGTCAATGTCACTGATAGTTTGGACAACTAAACGTGGCTCACGAATAGGCTTAGCCACTGGACTTAAATCAAAGTTGCCACAATCTACTCTGCTGAACACCGTTAGCAATTGTACAATGTTAGAACCTATAAACAAAATTAGAAGTGGCTATTTCAACCCATTTCCAAAATTGGGTTGATTAGAGTATGTATAATCATATGTAAATCAGTTTTTTTGTTCAAGGAAAGGGAACTAGCAAACTATTATCAAGTCAAACCAACTTAACCAGAGCCATATTGACCCAGAATAGAAAGTCACCGGTACTAATTCCAGCCTGTTGCAGCCCATTACCCAAAACTGCCCATTTTCCTACCTCTGATCAAAATATAAGTCATTACGCTCTTCACCTCTTTTTTGAATCTGCATCATTTTCAACTTTGCCATTGATGATATCCAATCTTTGCAGTGTCACATTCATATTCATATTGGCATCTTTTGCTCGTTTAGTCTGAAAATAATGAACATGCCCACTATTTGCAGAGGGGCCTTCAACAAGTACAAATGAACAAATtagagaatcatatatattcagaaACTGTAAGTAGTAACCgaatcatatatcttaaagatttgAAAAACAGAAAGTTAACAGCAGACCATCAGTAAATGGGCGACTGAATTCTGGTTTTGGATGATCATGTATACCCTTATACACAATCTCTTTAATTTGTCCTGCATAAAATCGTTCTAAAATCTTTTTAACGTCACATTTGGGATACGTACACTTGTAATAGCTTCTAGACCATTCACCTCCTTTTACAATTTTCTGCCCGTATTTTCGCCAGTTATATCCATCATCTGCTGACCTGTCAAACTGACCCGGAAGTCCTGACACATAAGCCTTATCGGCTGAATGATTTTGATTCAATGAAAATGTACTTTCCATTATTTGACACTTAACATATGAATATGAATACAAGATAAACAATATATAAATTTATAGGCACGTCTACAAGACGCTTGGTATTATAATTTCTAGAAAAATATAACTTCTTTACGTGTATTATTTAACATGAGCGTGCAACATGATTGTTTAACATCAAATGTAGAGCGAATGCTGATTCAATCTTTCTAGAAACTACCATAAACAAAAAAGTGAGTATAATTAAAGGCAGATAAAGCACGTCCACTTAAACCAACATTCAGTTCTGCGAAAAAAAGACACTGAAAGTTACAGAATATGACAAATTGATCGAAAAGCAATAGAACACAGCAGCTACTTCAACTTAAATAATATGAATTTAGACAAGCACAATTGTATAAAGATGAATATAATGATAAATAATATGAATGGGCATCAGAATATAAGTAGTACTGTAACTGTTATATAAAAGAAATGAGCACTTATAATGTGATCATTTAATCAACAAAAGCATCAAAAACAGAATATTAAAAGTTCATTTGATGATGAATGTATAGATGTAGGCTTATTCATCGGTTGGGTTCACTGTTTTATTTGATTTAATCAGTTCGGATCATAAAACTTTTTTGGGATCAAAAGCTAAATCGAATTCATGTCTAAACCGAACCGATAATCAAAAACCGAATTTCAATTCGGTTTGTTTCACGTTGACAGCCAAAAAACCTACAACATTAGTAAAATTTATCAAAAACACCCGCATATAAATCTACTGATCTAATTATCAATAATAAAATCGAACACACAATAATAAAATTTTCAACGTAGGTGAGCTTTAATGTCAAAACAAAATCCCATGATAACTACGTATGGTTTGAAATTGCGGTTCCGGCGTTGTTGACTAGTCGACTTCGACAAATTGGTTTCGGGTTAGGTGTTTGCTTTGAAATTGCGATTCCGGGTTGAAGATGCGGGGTTGGATTTGAAGTCGAGTTTATGTGTATGTTTGTTTAGGCGTAGGATTTGGTGGTTTCGTTGTTGTAATCTCATTTGTAAGTCTAATGGGTTCGCTCTGTAATAGTAGTTTAGTGTGTTTAGAACGAACATAGCGGGGTTATTGTGTTATGGTCATTTGTGAccaattttttcttttttttttgaacgacgaatttgcatcagcggatcatttatttcaacgaccctcatcatttgcacccacacaAACTAGAAGGAAACCTCCTACCCgggttgcttgacaactaatcgcgggacctggtgtgacgatcgctccaaatccatatggacaaacacgtcattcattgatttcattgcgaggtatttgacctctatgtgatacattttgtaacattgtattcgtttgaaaaggtatttcataaatgaatatataaattccaggtttttaacatctgatgatttctacgtatagacaatcaccatttaatggtttacaataatacatctgttgacaatacagtcaaaataagatacatggtaatggtttggtgaatgcaagtttcttgtatatagcatgtatgactccaagcacatatcttgtatcacgtataagcaaacagcggaagacttctagaatcctgagaataaacatgcttcaagtgtcaacacaaaggttggtgagttcatagttttaatattacacataatccgtatatcaatgtggattacaaaagttcagttgttttatttaaaacgttatcaataggttttacataaaaggtggatcacaagatttcagttgtttcatccgaaacgtttatcaatcggttctacaaaattgagcaccctggtaactaaactttaatgcttatattatttgtaccctttgtataatcatcttaataatacacgcaaaccaacgtgtacgcttctcaaatagcatacgtccgttaaaagggctagtgctctagctcggacggggatatcaagccctatggatccatatactactactcgcgcccaccagttcttataactggcagttactagttaccaaagctaagggattttcggttcaaactcgg of the Rutidosis leptorrhynchoides isolate AG116_Rl617_1_P2 chromosome 5, CSIRO_AGI_Rlap_v1, whole genome shotgun sequence genome contains:
- the LOC139848497 gene encoding WRKY transcription factor SUSIBA2-like, coding for MESTFSLNQNHSADKAYVSGLPGQFDRSADDGYNWRKYGQKIVKGGEWSRSYYKCTYPKCDVKKILERFYAGQIKEIVYKGIHDHPKPEFSRPFTDGPSANSGHVHYFQTKRAKDANMNMNVTLQRLDIINGKVENDADSKKSRVDCGNFDLSPVAKPIREPRLVVQTISDIDVLDDGYHWRKYGQKIVRCNPNPRSYYKCTSPGCPVRKHVERASHDRKAVITTYEGKHNHEVAGPAIGKRNTVTRSKANGALCLDLRVGNRLSKCQSQTLDTNCWKWVSTVDGPSNILCTKDGSILDPFPLVSRHPMDPID